One part of the Thermodesulfobacterium commune DSM 2178 genome encodes these proteins:
- the rpsU gene encoding 30S ribosomal protein S21 — protein sequence MAGIVVKEGESLEQALKRFKRLVEKTKILSEVKKREFYEKPGVRRRKKMQAARKKLLKKLKKLQQKMKEK from the coding sequence TTGGCGGGGATAGTCGTTAAAGAAGGAGAGTCTTTAGAACAAGCTTTAAAAAGATTTAAAAGACTTGTAGAAAAAACAAAAATACTTTCTGAGGTTAAAAAAAGAGAGTTTTACGAAAAGCCTGGAGTTAGACGTAGAAAAAAGATGCAAGCAGCCCGTAAAAAACTGCTGAAAAAACTTAAGAAGTTGCAACAAAAAATGAAAGAAAAATAA
- a CDS encoding GspE/PulE family protein, which yields MENTAKQLKDLLIENLNNFLVFKKILEDYEQKIQPYELLDILISLLQKKEALSKEVEIFLLSKLAYICENIYEFKKAFNIYKQLFISTSDPKYLEKTEKLQVLKKLERLKFVFKKLNLKIEELLKLYTESLETNKSLELLLIERYKVKKSEILESVKNVYQIPVIDARDLTKYSKMPQVLGVKKQFFLDALCVPLKETGRIYLVCYDPEDQENIEKVKKVLQLSSENLVLSFAIKEDLIAIIDSYFSEEMLPILERTEIEEVQEEEEIEDVSLIDSAIVQLVNFIIEEAYKRRASDIHWESLTGKKGLQVRFRVDGECFQYSTIPEHQKRQVISRIKIMANLNIAEKRLPQDGKIKFRTKEGKEFEIRVATIPTIENNEDVVMRILGGIEFRQLEEIDLLEENYQNFKKILDYPYGLILVVGPTGSGKTTTLHAALKYLNKPNKKIWTAEDPVEIVQEGLRQVQVNPKIGLTFAKVLRAFLRADPDIIMIGETRDEETAHTLIEASLTGHLVLSTLHTNSAPETITRLLGMGIDPFNFADALLGVLAQRLTKRLCKECKELYTPSEEEIERLKREYGFHPTKPLTDEMIEKATFFRPVGCPQCNYTGFKGRMAIHELLIPDEEIREYIIKNKPANEIRNLAITKGFTTLKQDGILKVLKGETTLKQVLAVTVR from the coding sequence ATGGAGAATACTGCAAAACAATTAAAAGATTTACTTATTGAAAATCTCAACAACTTTCTTGTTTTCAAAAAAATTCTAGAGGATTACGAACAAAAAATCCAACCTTATGAGCTTTTAGACATTTTAATAAGTCTTCTTCAAAAAAAAGAGGCATTAAGTAAAGAGGTAGAGATTTTCCTCTTGTCAAAGCTTGCCTATATTTGCGAAAATATCTATGAATTTAAAAAGGCCTTTAACATCTACAAACAGCTATTTATTTCTACTTCTGACCCTAAATATTTAGAAAAAACAGAAAAACTTCAGGTACTAAAGAAGCTTGAACGATTAAAGTTTGTTTTTAAAAAACTTAATCTTAAAATAGAAGAACTTTTAAAACTTTATACCGAAAGTTTAGAAACTAACAAAAGCTTAGAACTTTTACTTATAGAACGTTATAAAGTGAAGAAGTCAGAAATACTTGAGTCTGTTAAAAACGTTTATCAAATCCCGGTTATTGACGCAAGAGATTTAACAAAGTATTCTAAAATGCCTCAAGTTTTAGGGGTAAAAAAACAGTTTTTTTTAGATGCTCTTTGTGTACCCCTAAAAGAAACCGGTAGGATTTATCTCGTCTGTTATGATCCTGAAGACCAAGAAAACATAGAAAAAGTTAAAAAAGTCCTTCAACTTTCTTCTGAAAACTTGGTGTTAAGTTTTGCGATCAAAGAAGATTTGATAGCTATAATAGACAGCTATTTTTCCGAAGAAATGTTGCCTATACTAGAAAGGACCGAGATAGAAGAGGTACAGGAAGAGGAAGAAATAGAAGATGTATCTTTGATAGATAGTGCCATCGTTCAACTGGTGAATTTCATCATAGAAGAAGCTTATAAAAGACGAGCCTCAGACATTCATTGGGAAAGTTTAACCGGGAAGAAGGGGTTGCAAGTAAGGTTTAGAGTGGATGGAGAGTGCTTTCAGTATTCTACCATCCCTGAACATCAGAAAAGACAGGTTATCTCTCGTATTAAAATCATGGCCAATCTTAACATTGCAGAAAAAAGATTACCCCAAGACGGAAAGATAAAATTTAGAACCAAAGAAGGCAAAGAGTTTGAAATAAGGGTAGCCACCATTCCTACCATCGAAAATAATGAAGACGTAGTTATGAGAATTTTAGGAGGGATCGAGTTTAGACAATTAGAAGAAATAGACCTATTAGAAGAAAACTACCAAAACTTCAAAAAAATTTTAGACTATCCCTATGGGTTGATCTTAGTAGTAGGGCCTACTGGTTCAGGTAAAACCACAACCCTTCATGCTGCTTTAAAATATTTAAATAAGCCAAACAAAAAAATCTGGACAGCTGAAGACCCAGTAGAAATAGTACAAGAAGGTCTTCGTCAGGTACAAGTTAACCCTAAGATCGGGCTTACCTTTGCCAAAGTACTTCGAGCCTTTTTACGTGCAGACCCTGACATCATCATGATAGGAGAAACAAGAGATGAAGAAACAGCTCATACTTTAATAGAGGCCTCTCTTACCGGCCATTTAGTTTTAAGCACCTTACATACTAACAGTGCCCCTGAAACCATCACCAGACTTTTAGGGATGGGTATAGATCCGTTTAACTTTGCAGACGCTTTACTGGGAGTTCTTGCTCAAAGATTGACTAAAAGACTCTGCAAAGAATGCAAGGAACTTTATACCCCTTCAGAAGAAGAGATAGAACGTCTTAAAAGAGAATACGGATTTCATCCTACTAAACCTCTGACCGATGAAATGATTGAAAAAGCTACTTTTTTCAGGCCTGTAGGGTGTCCTCAGTGTAACTATACAGGTTTTAAAGGTAGGATGGCTATACATGAACTTCTTATTCCTGATGAAGAAATAAGAGAATACATTATAAAAAACAAACCTGCTAACGAGATTAGAAACTTAGCTATCACTAAAGGATTTACGACCCTTAAACAAGACGGTATTTTAAAAGTTTTAAAAGGCGAAACTACCTTAAAACAAGTGCTTGCTGTAACCGTAAGGTAA
- the fdhD gene encoding formate dehydrogenase accessory sulfurtransferase FdhD: protein MPLPSPIKFKKVWKVKTNQDISEFEDLLATETKVRLLINEQEILSLAATPMHLKELIVSFILTEGLIQDVWCPEELELIEKNGEVIAKVYTYEKVDLPSKTLSSGCFASYSFLSEIQPYNSFNFKVDKNSIFNLFKAFVRKAELFKLTGCLHSAAICSQEDIIFYAEDIGRHNAVDKVLGYALLNGLSFEDKLILVSGRISSEMVLKVGRWKIPFLISRSAPTSLAVELAEKIGVTLIGFLRGERFNVYTYPQRILEFANHGGSNGN from the coding sequence ATGCCTTTACCTTCACCGATCAAATTTAAAAAAGTATGGAAAGTAAAGACTAACCAAGACATATCTGAGTTTGAAGATTTATTAGCAACAGAAACCAAAGTTAGGCTTCTGATAAACGAACAGGAAATCCTCTCCCTTGCAGCAACCCCTATGCACCTTAAAGAACTAATCGTAAGTTTTATCCTTACAGAAGGTCTGATACAGGATGTCTGGTGTCCGGAAGAACTTGAATTAATAGAAAAAAACGGAGAGGTCATCGCTAAAGTATATACCTATGAAAAAGTGGATCTTCCTTCAAAAACTCTTTCTTCAGGATGCTTTGCCTCATACAGTTTTCTCTCTGAGATACAACCTTATAACTCTTTTAATTTTAAGGTTGACAAAAACTCTATATTTAACTTGTTTAAAGCTTTTGTTAGAAAAGCAGAACTATTTAAACTCACAGGTTGTTTGCACTCAGCAGCCATTTGTAGCCAAGAAGACATAATTTTTTATGCAGAAGACATAGGAAGACATAATGCGGTCGACAAAGTATTAGGATATGCCCTTTTAAATGGTCTTTCCTTCGAAGACAAGCTTATCCTCGTAAGCGGTAGGATTTCTTCAGAAATGGTACTTAAGGTGGGGAGATGGAAAATTCCCTTTTTAATAAGCCGCAGTGCACCCACCTCCTTAGCCGTTGAACTTGCTGAAAAAATCGGAGTCACTTTAATAGGCTTTTTACGAGGTGAAAGGTTTAATGTTTATACCTACCCTCAAAGAATATTAGAGTTTGCAAACCACGGAGGGTCAAATGGGAATTAA
- a CDS encoding MBL fold metallo-hydrolase RNA specificity domain-containing protein, with product MGIKIGFYGGAGGVTGSCFLLNIRNTKILVDCGLFQGLESSKNQNSFPFDPKEISYLILTHAHIDHCGRLPLLVKEGFRGKIICTKPTSQIAKIMLLDAAKVMREHYKTLYKKSIKRGLDLPPPPLYDEYDVVESFNFFKINLNFNTPLILENKIKVLFKDAGHILGSCFVQIEDLETKQKITFSGDLGNKNKPIVKDFDYPLPTDFLCIETTYADRDHKSFEESKKELLEAILETFERGGNVFIPTFALERAQEILYTLREFYEQKLLPPCYVFLDSPLAIKATKIFKDNPEFFDEEAYKVFTQKDPFEFPYLTLTEDVEESKQINNVRSRAIIIAGNGTITGGRILHHLRNNIYRPECSLVFVGFQPKGTLGRLIVDGAKKIHIFSEELPVRLKVYTINGFSSHAGQKELLEWISRLDHVKKLFLVHGEPEKMEVFKKILLEKYPEKFDEIHIPALFEEMVLN from the coding sequence ATGGGAATTAAAATCGGATTTTATGGAGGAGCGGGAGGGGTAACGGGAAGTTGTTTTCTTTTGAACATAAGAAATACAAAGATCTTGGTTGATTGTGGGCTTTTCCAGGGACTTGAGAGTTCAAAAAACCAGAACTCTTTTCCTTTTGACCCTAAGGAAATCTCTTATCTTATTCTTACTCATGCCCATATCGACCATTGTGGAAGGCTTCCTCTTTTAGTAAAAGAAGGCTTCAGAGGCAAAATCATCTGTACTAAACCTACTTCTCAAATAGCTAAGATTATGCTTCTTGACGCAGCAAAAGTGATGAGAGAGCATTATAAAACGCTATACAAAAAATCGATTAAGAGAGGATTAGACCTACCTCCTCCCCCTCTTTATGACGAATATGATGTAGTAGAAAGTTTTAACTTTTTTAAAATAAACCTCAACTTTAATACACCTTTGATTTTAGAAAACAAAATAAAAGTCCTTTTTAAAGACGCAGGCCATATACTTGGGTCCTGTTTTGTTCAGATAGAAGACTTAGAGACCAAACAAAAAATAACCTTTTCTGGAGATTTAGGAAATAAGAACAAACCTATCGTAAAAGACTTTGACTATCCCTTACCTACAGACTTTTTATGTATAGAAACCACTTATGCAGATAGAGATCATAAATCTTTTGAAGAATCAAAAAAAGAACTGTTAGAAGCAATTCTTGAAACCTTCGAAAGAGGAGGAAACGTCTTTATTCCCACTTTTGCTCTCGAGAGAGCTCAAGAAATTCTTTACACGTTGAGAGAATTTTATGAACAAAAACTTCTTCCCCCTTGCTATGTCTTTTTAGATAGTCCTCTTGCCATCAAGGCTACCAAAATATTTAAAGACAACCCTGAATTTTTTGATGAAGAGGCTTATAAAGTGTTTACTCAAAAAGACCCTTTTGAGTTCCCCTATCTAACCCTTACAGAAGACGTAGAAGAATCTAAACAGATAAATAACGTAAGATCACGGGCTATAATCATTGCGGGAAATGGCACTATTACTGGAGGAAGAATTCTTCATCACCTAAGAAACAACATATATCGCCCAGAATGTAGTTTGGTTTTTGTAGGTTTTCAGCCTAAGGGAACCTTAGGGAGGCTCATCGTAGATGGAGCTAAAAAAATACATATTTTTAGTGAAGAACTACCTGTTCGACTAAAGGTTTACACCATAAACGGTTTTTCCTCCCATGCAGGACAAAAGGAGTTGTTAGAATGGATTTCTCGTTTAGACCATGTTAAAAAATTGTTTTTAGTACATGGAGAACCTGAAAAGATGGAGGTCTTTAAAAAAATCCTTTTAGAAAAATATCCTGAAAAATTTGATGAAATCCATATTCCAGCATTATTTGAAGAGATGGTTTTAAACTAA
- a CDS encoding RNA ligase partner protein — translation MEKERLVPDTSIFTNPDVYKQFGSNPSEAFTNFLLMVAELEGEINVYLPSSVFEELKRMLNNLKLPPKARSVLKVKSPKKYELYIPAFLMYEFIEELRNRINKGLRVAEEAVKASTYKKPEEVLKFLRRRYREVLREGIVDSKEDLEIILLALELDALVLSADKGVLNMADKLGLRYLEPQDIKETLEGFKLW, via the coding sequence ATGGAAAAAGAGAGATTAGTTCCAGATACAAGTATTTTTACCAATCCTGACGTTTATAAACAGTTTGGTTCAAACCCTTCAGAAGCCTTCACTAACTTTCTTTTAATGGTAGCAGAATTAGAAGGAGAGATAAACGTTTATTTACCAAGTTCTGTGTTCGAAGAGCTAAAAAGGATGCTTAACAACCTTAAACTCCCTCCTAAAGCAAGATCAGTGCTTAAGGTGAAATCTCCCAAAAAATATGAACTCTATATCCCTGCTTTTTTGATGTATGAATTTATAGAAGAATTAAGAAATAGGATCAACAAAGGCCTTAGAGTAGCCGAAGAGGCGGTAAAAGCCTCTACTTATAAAAAACCTGAAGAGGTCCTTAAATTTTTAAGAAGAAGATATAGAGAAGTATTAAGGGAAGGGATAGTTGACTCTAAAGAGGACTTAGAGATTATCCTTTTAGCCCTTGAGCTCGATGCCCTTGTACTTTCTGCAGACAAAGGGGTTCTCAACATGGCTGATAAGTTAGGCCTAAGATACCTTGAACCTCAGGATATAAAAGAAACCTTAGAGGGATTTAAACTCTGGTAA
- the lptE gene encoding LPS assembly lipoprotein LptE — translation MWFSFILLGCGYSFYQRPLYLKEDWKTIYIPPWKNYSSETSLGEYLSYYLRHKFAQGQFLLPVYDEEKADLILKGEVKKVYLDPISYETFLVTKERKISFEGEYQLIERKTGKVILKRPISRYEIYRVAQQQVVNFLDPGREEALKLLSQDLAEIILQDIMFNELKL, via the coding sequence TTGTGGTTTAGTTTTATACTTTTAGGTTGTGGTTATAGTTTTTACCAGCGCCCTTTATATTTAAAAGAAGACTGGAAGACTATTTATATCCCCCCGTGGAAAAACTATTCTTCTGAAACTTCTTTGGGAGAATATCTTTCTTATTACCTAAGACATAAGTTTGCACAAGGTCAGTTTTTACTTCCTGTATATGATGAAGAAAAAGCAGATCTGATTTTAAAAGGTGAGGTGAAAAAGGTCTACTTAGATCCGATTTCTTATGAAACTTTTTTGGTTACTAAAGAAAGAAAGATATCTTTTGAGGGAGAATATCAGCTTATCGAAAGAAAAACCGGAAAGGTTATTTTAAAACGACCGATTAGCCGTTATGAGATTTATCGTGTAGCTCAACAACAGGTGGTTAATTTTTTAGACCCTGGTAGAGAAGAGGCCTTAAAACTTCTTTCTCAAGATTTAGCTGAAATTATACTTCAAGACATAATGTTTAACGAGTTGAAACTATAA
- the leuS gene encoding leucine--tRNA ligase, with product MKKYDFSAIEEKWQELWEKHQVFEAKTDPSKPKYYVLEMFPYPSGRIHMGHVRNYTLGDILARVKRMKGYNVLHPMGWDAFGLPAENAALKHGVHPAKWTYDNIAYMKNQLKKLGFSYDWKRELATCDPSYYKFEQRFFIEMYENGLAYRKTSLVNWCPSCHTVLANEQVEDGCCWRCGTEVTYKEMEGWFLRITAYAEELLKDLDELEKYWPEKVIVMQRNWIGKSEGAEIKFFLPDIEEDLIVYTTRPDTLYGATFISLSPEHPLAKKLAEKKGLSQVLAEFIDRVRKERREIETGMAEKEGLFLESYAIHPLTREKLPVYAANFVLMEYGTGAIMCVPAHDQRDFEFAKKYNLPIKIVIQPEGMNLNPEDLKEAYEKPGIMVNSGPFTGLPSIEGKSKITAYLEEKGLGRKKITYRLRDWGVSRQRYWGCPIPMVYCDKCGIVPEKLENLPVVLPTDVQIDFTGRSPLPLLSDFVNTTCPKCGGPAKRETDTFDTFMESSWYFARFACPDYPEPFNPEDIHYWLPVDQYIGGIEHAILHLLYARFFTKVLRDLGYFKINEPFKKLLTQGMVIKETYKCPVHGWVYPEEVSPEGKCLKPGCDQKIIVGKFEKMSKSKCNVVDPDVMIKKYGADTVRLFISFAAPPEKDLEWSDHGIEGAYRFLKRLYHLVVDYAEVLKEINYTSEEFKNLDPKLVPLRKKLHKTIKKVSEDFEKRLRFNTGIAAIMEFLNLFQDYLKEMDLNNMVHKKLIKECLEKVVLLISPVCPHLAEELWQELGNKTFISCERFPEYEEAWLIDETYTLVVQVNGKVRDQVEVSVEATKEELEAMIKERPKVKKYLEGKTIKNVVFVPKKLINFVV from the coding sequence ATGAAAAAGTATGATTTTTCTGCTATAGAAGAAAAATGGCAAGAACTCTGGGAAAAACATCAGGTTTTTGAAGCCAAAACCGATCCCTCTAAACCTAAATATTATGTTCTTGAAATGTTCCCTTATCCTTCCGGAAGAATACATATGGGGCATGTAAGAAACTATACCTTAGGTGATATTTTAGCCCGAGTAAAAAGGATGAAAGGGTATAACGTGCTTCATCCTATGGGATGGGATGCTTTTGGACTCCCTGCAGAAAATGCGGCTTTAAAACATGGGGTTCATCCTGCTAAATGGACCTATGATAACATAGCCTACATGAAAAATCAGTTAAAAAAACTTGGTTTTAGTTACGACTGGAAACGTGAGTTAGCTACTTGTGACCCAAGTTATTATAAGTTTGAACAAAGGTTTTTTATCGAGATGTATGAAAATGGACTTGCCTATAGGAAAACCTCGTTGGTTAACTGGTGCCCTTCTTGCCATACGGTACTTGCTAACGAACAGGTGGAGGATGGATGTTGTTGGCGTTGTGGAACTGAGGTCACTTATAAAGAAATGGAAGGTTGGTTTTTAAGAATAACAGCTTATGCTGAGGAACTTTTAAAAGATCTTGATGAGCTTGAGAAATACTGGCCTGAAAAAGTTATTGTAATGCAGAGGAACTGGATAGGGAAAAGTGAAGGAGCAGAAATAAAGTTCTTTTTACCAGACATAGAAGAAGACTTAATAGTTTACACCACCCGCCCTGATACCCTTTATGGTGCTACCTTTATTTCTCTCTCCCCTGAACATCCATTAGCTAAAAAATTAGCTGAAAAAAAAGGGTTGTCTCAGGTGCTAGCCGAGTTTATAGATAGAGTCAGAAAGGAAAGAAGAGAAATTGAAACAGGTATGGCAGAAAAAGAGGGTTTATTCTTAGAAAGTTATGCTATCCATCCTTTGACCAGGGAGAAACTTCCTGTGTATGCAGCCAATTTTGTACTTATGGAATATGGAACCGGAGCTATTATGTGTGTTCCTGCGCACGACCAAAGAGACTTTGAGTTTGCCAAGAAATATAATCTTCCTATAAAAATAGTAATTCAACCAGAGGGTATGAACTTAAACCCTGAAGACCTTAAAGAAGCTTATGAAAAACCTGGGATTATGGTAAATTCAGGACCTTTTACCGGTCTCCCAAGTATAGAAGGAAAAAGTAAAATAACTGCTTATCTCGAAGAAAAAGGTTTGGGCCGAAAAAAGATAACTTACAGGCTTAGAGACTGGGGAGTTTCAAGACAAAGATATTGGGGTTGTCCTATTCCTATGGTCTATTGCGATAAATGCGGAATTGTTCCTGAAAAACTGGAAAACCTTCCGGTAGTTTTACCTACAGACGTTCAAATAGACTTTACTGGGAGATCTCCTTTGCCTTTGTTATCTGATTTTGTTAATACTACCTGTCCTAAGTGTGGAGGCCCAGCTAAACGAGAAACTGATACCTTTGATACTTTTATGGAGTCTTCGTGGTATTTCGCAAGGTTTGCCTGTCCTGATTATCCTGAACCTTTTAATCCAGAGGATATCCATTACTGGTTACCTGTAGACCAGTATATTGGTGGTATAGAACATGCAATTTTACACCTTCTTTATGCCAGATTTTTTACCAAAGTTCTAAGAGACCTTGGTTATTTTAAGATAAACGAGCCGTTTAAAAAATTACTTACCCAAGGGATGGTTATAAAAGAAACCTATAAATGTCCGGTGCATGGATGGGTTTATCCTGAAGAGGTTTCTCCTGAGGGAAAATGTTTAAAACCAGGATGTGATCAAAAAATCATCGTAGGTAAGTTTGAAAAGATGTCAAAAAGTAAATGTAATGTAGTAGACCCTGATGTGATGATTAAAAAATACGGAGCAGACACCGTAAGACTTTTTATCTCCTTTGCAGCTCCACCTGAAAAAGACCTTGAGTGGAGTGACCATGGTATAGAAGGAGCATATAGGTTTTTAAAAAGACTTTACCATTTAGTGGTAGATTATGCAGAAGTTTTAAAAGAAATAAATTATACCTCCGAAGAGTTTAAAAACCTTGATCCCAAATTAGTGCCTCTTAGAAAAAAACTCCACAAGACGATTAAAAAAGTTTCTGAAGATTTTGAAAAAAGACTCAGGTTTAACACGGGAATTGCAGCTATCATGGAATTTTTAAACCTATTTCAGGATTATCTAAAAGAAATGGATTTAAACAACATGGTGCATAAAAAACTAATAAAAGAGTGTCTAGAAAAGGTGGTGTTGCTTATATCTCCTGTATGTCCTCATTTGGCAGAAGAGTTATGGCAAGAGCTTGGAAATAAGACTTTTATTTCCTGCGAACGTTTCCCTGAGTACGAAGAAGCTTGGTTGATAGATGAGACCTATACGCTTGTAGTTCAGGTGAACGGTAAGGTGAGAGATCAAGTAGAGGTTTCGGTTGAGGCTACTAAAGAAGAGTTAGAAGCCATGATAAAAGAAAGACCAAAGGTAAAAAAATATTTAGAAGGAAAAACAATCAAAAATGTGGTTTTTGTCCCTAAGAAACTTATTAATTTTGTGGTTTAG
- a CDS encoding ferredoxin codes for MITSLEVDQESCIGCGYCIEICPEVFTWGPERKALVYNFEGCKSCDCISAIENCPVKAISVEGGSYEKV; via the coding sequence ATGATTACTTCCTTAGAAGTAGACCAAGAAAGTTGTATAGGCTGTGGATATTGTATAGAGATATGTCCTGAGGTTTTTACGTGGGGTCCAGAAAGAAAGGCTTTGGTTTATAATTTTGAGGGATGTAAATCTTGTGATTGTATATCTGCCATAGAGAATTGTCCTGTAAAAGCTATTTCTGTAGAAGGGGGTTCTTATGAAAAAGTATGA
- the icd gene encoding isocitrate dehydrogenase (NADP(+)), whose product MAKIKIGENFSLIVPDDPEIPYIEGDGIGPDIMKATLKVLNAAVDKAYGGKKKILWKEVLAGEKAYKETGTYLPEETLEIIKSSVVALKGPLTTPVGGGFRSLNVTLRQVLDLYACVRPVKWIPGTPSPVKHPEKVNMVVFRENTEDVYAGIEFPAESPEAKKLIEFIKETFGKEIREDSGIGIKPISKFGTARLVKKAIQYALNNGYKTVTLVHKGNIMKYTEGAFRAWGYEVAKAEFPDKVVLEEELKEKFPEGVPEGMVIINDRIADAMFQWALLRPEDYGVLATPNLNGDYLSDALAAQVGGLGMAPGANIGDGYAVFEATHGSAPKYAGLDKVNPSSLILSGKMMLEYLGWKEAAELIWKGLTKTIQQKIVTYDLARQLEGAKEVKCSEFAEAIVENIYKEEM is encoded by the coding sequence ATGGCTAAGATTAAAATTGGTGAAAATTTCTCTCTTATCGTACCTGACGATCCAGAAATTCCTTATATCGAGGGTGACGGAATTGGGCCTGATATAATGAAGGCTACTTTAAAGGTATTGAACGCAGCGGTTGACAAGGCTTATGGAGGTAAGAAAAAGATCTTATGGAAAGAGGTTTTAGCAGGAGAAAAGGCTTATAAAGAGACAGGTACCTATCTTCCTGAGGAGACTTTAGAAATTATCAAAAGTTCAGTAGTAGCTTTAAAAGGACCGTTGACTACTCCGGTAGGAGGAGGTTTTAGAAGTTTAAACGTTACTTTAAGACAGGTTCTTGATCTTTATGCCTGTGTAAGGCCTGTAAAATGGATCCCTGGTACCCCCTCACCTGTTAAACATCCTGAAAAGGTAAACATGGTAGTTTTTAGAGAAAATACTGAGGATGTTTATGCAGGTATAGAGTTCCCAGCAGAGTCCCCTGAGGCTAAAAAACTGATAGAGTTTATCAAAGAGACTTTTGGAAAGGAAATAAGGGAAGATTCAGGTATAGGGATAAAACCTATCAGTAAGTTTGGAACCGCAAGGTTGGTAAAAAAAGCTATCCAGTATGCCTTAAATAATGGATATAAAACGGTTACGTTGGTGCATAAAGGTAACATCATGAAATATACCGAAGGGGCTTTTAGGGCTTGGGGTTATGAGGTAGCTAAGGCAGAGTTTCCAGACAAGGTAGTATTAGAGGAAGAGCTAAAAGAAAAGTTCCCCGAGGGTGTTCCTGAAGGTATGGTTATCATTAACGATAGAATAGCCGATGCTATGTTTCAGTGGGCTTTACTTAGACCAGAGGACTATGGGGTACTTGCTACTCCTAACTTAAACGGGGACTATCTTTCTGATGCTTTAGCTGCTCAGGTAGGTGGTTTGGGGATGGCACCTGGTGCTAACATAGGAGATGGATATGCTGTTTTTGAGGCTACCCATGGGTCAGCTCCTAAGTATGCTGGATTAGACAAGGTTAATCCTTCTTCTTTGATACTTTCTGGAAAAATGATGCTTGAATATCTTGGATGGAAAGAGGCTGCTGAACTTATTTGGAAAGGTCTTACCAAAACCATTCAACAAAAGATAGTGACTTATGATTTAGCAAGACAACTTGAAGGGGCCAAAGAGGTTAAATGTTCTGAGTTTGCTGAAGCTATAGTAGAAAATATTTACAAGGAAGAAATGTAA